A region of Shewanella psychromarinicola DNA encodes the following proteins:
- a CDS encoding efflux RND transporter periplasmic adaptor subunit: protein MKKFPFSSVLLGAIVWVMIPAALTSPVAYGAEHDHAQHQSQASKTYTCPMHPEVISDKEGSCPICNMFLVVKEDQDESSVDDTQHPIANIKSVSQTNKSQADKVFEQPKSALLPTANNKDNAKVKYVCPMHSHVVSDAPSTCPICGMNLEKVTVADATQKIGSAEPSGVQPSMANMKSVSQTNKSQADKVFEQPKPALLPTANNKDSTNVKYVCPMHSHVVSDAPGTCPICGMNLEKVTVTDASKEIVVGVSGGMQQALGMRSQVVERTSLSSQVNTIGTVQYNENAIGHVHTRATGWIETLKVNDVGQEIKKGQLLYELYSPELVNAQDDYSQAQDYLKQDNERGSSLLLKARKRLALLGVDSTVINRLEKTGETIFKVPFYAQQDGFISKLTIRPGMYIQPGDTLFEIVNLDSVWVIADVFENEQSWLQKGRKVTVSAAALGLFDIDSTIDYIYPELDPVTRAMQVRIKLNNLNDKLRPGSLVDVTLFGLPKDNVLTVPTEALILTGRENRIVVQRSDTSFASVPVKIGMIADGKAEILDGLNEHDKVVISGQFLLDSEASIQGSLQRLTSNDSTTQDSTQDSTTTDAHQH from the coding sequence GTCGCAAGCCAGCAAAACCTATACTTGCCCGATGCACCCTGAAGTGATCAGTGATAAAGAGGGAAGTTGTCCCATCTGTAATATGTTTCTCGTCGTCAAAGAGGATCAAGATGAGTCCAGCGTTGACGACACTCAACATCCAATAGCTAACATCAAAAGTGTCAGTCAGACAAACAAAAGCCAAGCAGACAAGGTGTTTGAGCAACCTAAGTCCGCATTACTGCCCACGGCAAATAACAAGGACAACGCTAAGGTAAAGTATGTCTGCCCAATGCATTCGCATGTGGTGTCCGATGCGCCTAGCACCTGCCCTATTTGCGGCATGAACCTTGAGAAAGTGACGGTGGCCGATGCCACCCAGAAAATCGGCAGTGCTGAGCCTAGCGGGGTGCAACCATCAATGGCTAACATGAAAAGTGTCAGTCAGACAAACAAAAGCCAAGCAGACAAGGTATTTGAACAACCTAAGCCCGCATTACTGCCCACGGCAAATAACAAGGACAGCACTAATGTAAAATATGTCTGCCCAATGCATTCGCATGTGGTGTCCGATGCGCCTGGCACCTGCCCTATTTGCGGCATGAACCTTGAGAAAGTGACGGTGACCGATGCCAGCAAAGAAATTGTGGTTGGCGTGTCTGGCGGTATGCAACAGGCACTGGGGATGCGAAGTCAGGTGGTTGAAAGAACCAGTTTATCTAGCCAAGTAAATACCATAGGCACAGTGCAATATAACGAAAATGCTATTGGCCATGTGCATACTCGTGCAACCGGATGGATAGAAACGCTTAAGGTGAATGACGTGGGACAAGAGATAAAAAAGGGCCAACTATTATATGAGCTTTACTCGCCCGAGCTAGTCAATGCCCAAGACGATTATTCCCAAGCACAAGACTACCTTAAACAAGATAACGAGCGTGGCAGTAGTTTATTGCTTAAAGCTCGTAAACGCTTAGCACTATTAGGTGTCGATAGCACGGTGATTAATCGCTTAGAAAAAACCGGTGAAACCATTTTTAAAGTGCCTTTTTATGCCCAGCAAGATGGCTTTATCAGTAAGTTAACGATCCGTCCCGGTATGTATATCCAGCCAGGCGATACCTTGTTTGAAATCGTTAACTTAGACAGTGTATGGGTCATTGCAGATGTATTTGAAAACGAGCAAAGTTGGCTACAAAAAGGCCGCAAAGTCACTGTCAGCGCCGCGGCGCTGGGACTGTTTGATATTGACTCGACGATTGACTATATCTACCCCGAATTAGATCCCGTCACCCGGGCTATGCAGGTACGGATCAAACTCAATAATCTTAACGACAAGCTCAGACCTGGCAGCTTAGTGGATGTCACCTTATTTGGCCTTCCTAAGGATAATGTGCTCACCGTCCCAACAGAGGCGCTCATTCTTACTGGCCGCGAGAACCGTATTGTGGTGCAACGCAGTGATACTAGCTTTGCTTCAGTGCCGGTAAAAATTGGCATGATAGCAGACGGTAAGGCCGAAATTTTAGACGGGCTGAATGAGCATGACAAAGTGGTCATATCTGGACAGTTTTTACTAGACTCAGAAGCCAGTATTCAAGGCAGTTTACAGCGTTTAACGAGTAATGATTCAACCACCCAAGATTCAACCCAAGATTCAACCACCACCGATGCTCACCAGCACTAA
- a CDS encoding efflux RND transporter permease subunit has product MLAKIISASIKQRVMVLILTAVIALVGYQAMRMTPLDALPDLSDVQVIVKTSYPGQAPQLVEDQITYPLSSAMLAVPGAKTVRGFSMFGDSFVYVIFEDGTDIYWARSRVLEYLSQTQDQLPAGVTPSIGPDASGVGWIFQYALVDRNGQYDLAQLRSLQDWFLKLELQSVAGVSEVATVGGMEQTYQVVVDPHKLALYQIDLMTIKNALDVSNSSTGGSVIEMAEAEYMITSSGYRQTIADFAEIPLGILSENGTPVLMKDVAQLRTGPAARRGIAELDGKGEVVGGIVVMRYGENALETINNVKKKLEQISNGLPDGVELITTYDRSELILRSVDNLTHKVLEEMLVVGLICLLFLLHARSTLVAIITLPISILVSFIAMNIIGVNANIMSLGGIAIAIGAVVDASIVMVENTHKHLEHYRQKHGKAPEGEDHWQLVKEASIEVGPALFFSLLIITLSFTPVFALEAQEGRLFHPLAFTKTFAMAASAILAITLIPVLMGYFVRGKIPDERKNPISRVLIAIYQPLLIWVLHFPKITIGLAIMVLFSAYYPLSQMGSEFMPTLEEGDLLYMPTTLPGVSAGKAAEILQQTDRLIKTVPEVKRVFGKVGRAMTATDPAPLTMLETTIMLKPTTEWRDGVTLESIIEELQQTVRIPGMTNAWVQPIKTRIDMLSTGVRTPVGIKISGSNVEELQRIGAEIEAVVSKLPGTVSAFSQRSSGGRYIDITPDLKNAARYGMTLKDIQDVVQIAIGGMTIGESIQGQERYPINIRYPRELRDNIEKLRNLPVLTKTGKYLPLSYLAELKIIDGPPMLASENGRLISWVFVDLKDISIGEYIIEAEKALKQQITLPARYNYSFAGQYEYMQRVDAKMKMVIPLMIAVIFMLLMMTFNSVIQASVIMLSLPFSLVGSAWLLYGLDYNFSVAVSVGMIALAGVAAEFGVVMQVYLNNSIKAYKQADNYHSKADLTAALLDGAVMRIRPKAMTVATIFFGLLPIMWGSGTGNEVMQKIAAPMVGGMVTAPLLSLFVIPAIYLLIYGRTLPKQ; this is encoded by the coding sequence ATGTTAGCAAAAATTATCAGTGCTTCAATAAAGCAACGCGTCATGGTGTTGATACTCACGGCCGTTATCGCGTTAGTGGGTTATCAAGCCATGCGCATGACACCTCTGGATGCGCTACCTGACTTATCAGATGTACAAGTCATTGTTAAAACCTCATACCCAGGCCAAGCCCCACAATTAGTTGAAGATCAAATTACCTACCCATTGTCATCGGCTATGCTTGCCGTGCCGGGTGCCAAAACGGTTCGCGGGTTCTCCATGTTTGGCGATTCATTCGTCTATGTCATTTTTGAAGATGGCACCGATATTTATTGGGCACGTTCACGAGTATTAGAATACTTATCACAAACCCAAGATCAACTGCCTGCTGGCGTCACGCCAAGCATTGGGCCAGATGCATCTGGTGTAGGTTGGATTTTCCAATACGCCTTAGTCGATCGCAACGGACAGTATGATTTAGCCCAATTACGTTCATTACAAGATTGGTTTTTAAAGCTTGAATTACAAAGTGTTGCAGGAGTATCAGAAGTTGCCACCGTTGGTGGCATGGAACAAACTTATCAAGTGGTTGTCGACCCGCATAAGTTGGCCCTGTATCAAATCGATTTAATGACCATTAAAAACGCCTTAGATGTCTCCAATAGCTCAACTGGTGGCTCGGTCATTGAAATGGCCGAAGCAGAATATATGATCACCTCAAGTGGTTATCGCCAAACCATTGCCGACTTTGCTGAAATCCCCTTAGGCATTTTGTCTGAAAACGGCACGCCGGTATTAATGAAAGATGTGGCCCAATTAAGAACCGGCCCGGCAGCGCGCCGTGGCATTGCAGAGCTAGATGGTAAAGGCGAAGTCGTCGGCGGCATTGTGGTGATGCGCTATGGTGAAAATGCGCTTGAAACCATTAATAATGTGAAGAAAAAACTCGAGCAAATCAGTAATGGACTCCCTGATGGTGTTGAGTTAATCACCACTTATGACCGCTCAGAGTTAATCTTGCGCTCAGTCGATAACCTTACCCATAAAGTGCTTGAAGAAATGTTGGTAGTCGGACTCATATGCCTACTGTTTTTACTGCATGCCCGCTCAACCTTAGTGGCGATTATCACCTTACCTATTTCAATTTTAGTCAGTTTTATCGCCATGAATATCATTGGGGTCAATGCCAATATTATGAGTTTAGGCGGGATTGCCATTGCCATTGGTGCCGTGGTTGACGCCTCGATTGTGATGGTCGAAAACACCCATAAACATTTAGAACATTATCGTCAAAAACACGGTAAGGCTCCTGAGGGAGAAGATCACTGGCAACTGGTGAAAGAAGCCTCAATTGAGGTTGGCCCGGCGTTATTCTTCAGTTTGCTTATCATCACCTTAAGCTTTACGCCGGTATTTGCCCTCGAAGCGCAAGAAGGACGGTTATTTCATCCACTAGCCTTTACTAAAACCTTCGCCATGGCCGCATCGGCAATCTTGGCGATCACCTTAATTCCAGTATTAATGGGTTATTTTGTCCGCGGAAAAATCCCTGATGAACGTAAGAATCCTATCAGTCGAGTATTAATTGCCATATATCAGCCATTACTTATATGGGTACTGCATTTCCCTAAAATCACCATTGGATTGGCGATTATGGTCCTATTCAGTGCTTACTACCCATTAAGCCAAATGGGCTCAGAGTTTATGCCCACCTTAGAAGAAGGTGATCTACTCTATATGCCGACCACCCTGCCTGGTGTCAGCGCAGGCAAAGCTGCAGAAATATTGCAGCAAACAGACCGTCTGATAAAAACCGTTCCCGAAGTCAAAAGGGTATTTGGCAAAGTAGGCCGCGCAATGACCGCGACCGATCCCGCGCCGCTAACCATGCTCGAAACCACCATTATGCTCAAACCCACAACTGAATGGCGTGATGGCGTAACCTTAGAAAGCATTATTGAAGAACTGCAACAAACCGTGCGTATTCCAGGGATGACCAATGCTTGGGTGCAACCGATTAAAACTCGCATCGATATGCTGTCTACCGGTGTTAGAACGCCTGTTGGCATAAAAATATCGGGATCGAATGTTGAGGAACTGCAACGGATTGGCGCTGAAATAGAAGCGGTAGTAAGCAAATTACCTGGAACAGTATCTGCATTCTCACAACGCAGTAGCGGCGGCCGTTATATTGATATTACCCCAGATCTTAAAAATGCCGCACGTTATGGCATGACCTTAAAAGACATCCAGGATGTAGTGCAAATAGCCATTGGCGGTATGACTATTGGTGAGTCGATTCAAGGTCAAGAGCGCTATCCCATCAATATTCGTTACCCACGAGAGTTACGTGACAATATTGAGAAGCTCAGAAATTTACCTGTGCTGACTAAAACGGGTAAGTACTTACCGTTAAGTTATTTAGCCGAACTCAAAATCATTGATGGCCCCCCTATGTTAGCCAGTGAAAATGGTCGCCTTATCTCATGGGTGTTTGTCGATCTAAAAGACATTTCTATCGGCGAATATATTATTGAAGCTGAAAAGGCACTCAAGCAACAAATTACTCTACCTGCGCGCTACAACTATAGCTTTGCTGGGCAGTACGAGTACATGCAACGGGTTGACGCTAAAATGAAAATGGTGATCCCATTAATGATTGCGGTGATTTTTATGCTACTGATGATGACGTTCAACTCAGTAATACAAGCATCTGTGATCATGCTAAGTTTGCCTTTTTCATTGGTGGGTAGTGCATGGCTGCTCTATGGGCTGGACTATAATTTTTCAGTCGCGGTATCGGTCGGTATGATTGCACTAGCCGGGGTCGCCGCCGAATTTGGCGTGGTAATGCAGGTCTATCTCAATAATAGTATTAAGGCCTATAAGCAAGCCGACAACTACCACAGTAAAGCGGATTTAACCGCCGCATTACTCGACGGTGCAGTAATGCGAATTCGGCCTAAAGCCATGACAGTCGCCACCATCTTTTTTGGTTTACTGCCGATAATGTGGGGTAGTGGTACGGGTAATGAAGTCATGCAAAAAATTGCCGCACCTATGGTGGGCGGCATGGTAACAGCGCCGCTATTGTCGCTATTTGTTATCCCGGCGATTTACTTGCTTATTTACGGCCGCACATTACCTAAGCAATAA
- a CDS encoding VOC family protein produces MQVQEYQQGQPCWIELATHDWAAGKAFYQALFGWEADDMPMPEGHYTMLQIDGDDIAAMYPMPAEMEALPTHWTIYFAVDDVDATSMAVIQAGGEIIAGPHSVADAGRMALCTDPEGCRFALWQGQDHIGIKRSQESNTLCWVELACRDTAGAKQFYSHVLGYQTKLADMAEFEYTQLYVGEQAIGGMLEMTEEWGDAPAHWMNYFAVDDCDASVAKAKSLGATICVPATDIPDVGRFSVLTDPQGGFFSIITLLDPTT; encoded by the coding sequence ATGCAGGTACAAGAGTATCAACAAGGACAACCTTGCTGGATTGAACTAGCGACTCATGATTGGGCGGCAGGTAAAGCATTTTATCAGGCATTATTTGGCTGGGAAGCCGATGATATGCCCATGCCAGAAGGGCATTATACTATGCTGCAAATAGACGGTGATGATATTGCGGCAATGTACCCAATGCCGGCAGAAATGGAGGCATTACCTACTCATTGGACAATTTATTTTGCGGTCGATGATGTCGATGCTACCTCTATGGCTGTGATTCAAGCTGGAGGTGAGATTATTGCGGGGCCTCATTCTGTCGCAGATGCTGGTCGAATGGCGCTATGCACAGATCCAGAAGGCTGTCGTTTTGCATTGTGGCAAGGCCAAGACCATATTGGCATCAAGCGATCGCAAGAATCAAATACCCTATGTTGGGTTGAGCTTGCTTGTCGTGATACCGCTGGCGCGAAACAGTTTTATAGCCATGTATTAGGCTACCAAACCAAGCTAGCTGACATGGCTGAGTTTGAATACACGCAATTGTATGTCGGCGAGCAAGCCATTGGTGGCATGTTGGAAATGACTGAAGAATGGGGCGATGCTCCTGCGCATTGGATGAATTATTTTGCTGTCGACGATTGCGATGCTTCAGTTGCAAAAGCCAAAAGTCTAGGAGCTACCATCTGTGTGCCTGCGACCGATATTCCTGATGTAGGTCGTTTCTCTGTTCTTACTGATCCACAAGGTGGATTTTTCTCAATTATAACTTTATTGGATCCCACAACATAA
- the mtr gene encoding tryptophan permease, translating to MANHMNAAKHRASGKSVLGGAMIIAGTTVGAGMFSLPVVSAGMWFGYSLAMLLGVWFCMLMSGLLLLEANLHFEPGDSFDTLTRVTLGQFWRVINGVSIAFVLYILTYAYISGGGSIVNHSLSALGVSLPQSVAGLVFAIVLALVVFISTKAVDRITTIMLGGMMITFFLAIGNLLIDIDTVKLASPDGESRYLPYLLAAIPFGLASFGYHGNVPSLVKYYGKDANTIVKAIVTGTSIALVIYVCWLVATMGNIQRSQFADIIAQGGNIGVLVAALSGVIASQWLDNMLTLFANLAVASSFLGVTLGLFDYLADLFNFDDSRTGRIKTAAVTFIPPTILGLLFPNGFILAIGFAALAATIWAVIVPALLAYKVRQQYPNADGFKVPGGTPLIVLVVLFGMITATCHLLAMADILPVFK from the coding sequence ATGGCCAACCACATGAATGCAGCAAAGCATCGAGCTAGCGGTAAGTCAGTATTGGGTGGGGCGATGATTATTGCTGGGACCACAGTCGGTGCGGGCATGTTTTCCTTGCCGGTCGTTAGTGCAGGAATGTGGTTTGGTTATTCATTAGCCATGTTGTTAGGTGTATGGTTTTGCATGTTAATGTCGGGTTTGCTGTTATTAGAAGCCAATTTGCATTTTGAACCTGGCGATAGTTTTGACACCTTAACCCGCGTAACTCTAGGGCAGTTTTGGCGGGTGATTAACGGCGTATCTATTGCCTTTGTGTTGTATATTTTAACCTATGCTTATATCAGTGGTGGCGGGTCGATTGTTAATCACAGCTTATCGGCTCTGGGTGTTAGTTTGCCTCAGAGCGTGGCGGGTTTGGTTTTTGCTATTGTCTTGGCACTTGTGGTGTTTATCAGTACTAAAGCGGTCGATCGGATCACCACCATCATGCTCGGTGGTATGATGATCACTTTCTTCTTGGCTATCGGTAATTTATTAATCGACATTGACACGGTGAAATTGGCGTCACCCGATGGTGAGTCGCGTTATCTGCCTTATTTACTCGCTGCTATTCCTTTTGGGTTGGCCAGTTTTGGTTATCACGGTAACGTGCCGAGCTTAGTAAAGTATTACGGTAAAGATGCCAATACGATTGTGAAAGCCATCGTTACTGGAACCAGTATCGCATTGGTTATTTATGTGTGTTGGTTAGTGGCGACAATGGGCAATATTCAACGCAGCCAGTTTGCCGATATTATTGCGCAAGGGGGCAATATCGGGGTGTTAGTCGCGGCCTTGTCGGGGGTGATTGCCAGCCAATGGCTTGATAACATGTTAACCCTGTTTGCCAATCTTGCCGTTGCATCATCATTTTTAGGGGTGACACTCGGGCTGTTTGACTACCTTGCCGATCTCTTTAATTTTGATGATTCACGCACCGGACGGATTAAAACGGCCGCGGTTACGTTTATACCGCCGACAATACTGGGTTTATTATTTCCGAATGGATTTATTTTAGCGATTGGATTTGCTGCGCTTGCGGCCACCATATGGGCCGTTATTGTACCCGCTTTGTTGGCTTATAAAGTGAGGCAACAATATCCCAATGCCGACGGTTTTAAGGTGCCAGGTGGGACTCCGCTGATTGTACTGGTGGTGTTGTTTGGGATGATCACAGCAACATGTCACTTACTGGCAATGGCGGATATCTTACCGGTATTTAAATAA
- the plsB gene encoding glycerol-3-phosphate 1-O-acyltransferase PlsB encodes MSKPDSIFLRALKWIQKSMVLTVVVPHDPFDDLNLDPSKPLIYVMKTESISDAAALSEITESFGMPSPYEPLQLDGLKVSRIVCLEGRKPLFGKRESGEKFINSFTSLLALHRQCPELDIQLVPVSLYWGRTPGKEDDSMKAAFFERENPTWLRKWLMILFLGRHNFVQFSNALSLRLMADEHGTDKRIAHKLIRVARVHFRRQRKVMTGQQLPNRQVLFASLLKSDAIKKAIEEESVNKKVSVEKARETAIEYLDEIAADYSDSFVRIAERFLTWLWNKLYSGINIKGAEQIRQLHHDGHEIVYVPCHRSHMDYLLLSYILYYQGMVPPHIAAGINLNFWPAGPMFRRGGAFFIRRSFNGKKLYTAVFREYLDQLFAKGYSVEYFTEGGRSRTGRLLAPKTGMLAMTINSVLRGIERPVTLVPVYLGYDHVMEVATYHKELSGKKKKKESVWQLFGALRKLGNFGQGYVNFGEPINLQHFLNEQAPEWRKEIANDPDQKPSWFTPSVNLLANRVMTNINGAAAASSVTLTSLVLLASEQNALERSQLERQLDLYLALLNTVPYTHYASVAEGNGKSIVDHCLSLNKFVSTKDLIGEIISVDEKVAITMSYYRNNIIHLMALPSLIASCLVHYDVCDRTRIHAIVMDFYPLLKAELFMGIDDVPKHVDCILDFMVEQGLLSGSDQLVITPHHITQVLLLAETINETLQRYAIIFNLLAINPELERSGLETDSHMLAQRLGALHGITAPEFYDKKLYNTLSVKLKELGYLCSVENRSEVIRIRDNANKLLSSSVRQTIVDSVAAEHGQ; translated from the coding sequence ATGTCAAAACCAGATTCAATATTTTTACGAGCGTTAAAATGGATTCAAAAATCGATGGTACTCACGGTTGTTGTGCCACATGATCCTTTTGACGATCTTAATTTAGATCCATCTAAACCTCTGATTTATGTTATGAAAACAGAATCAATCAGTGATGCCGCTGCATTAAGCGAAATCACTGAGAGCTTTGGTATGCCCAGTCCATATGAGCCACTGCAATTGGATGGCCTCAAAGTATCACGCATCGTTTGTCTTGAAGGCCGCAAACCGCTTTTTGGTAAACGCGAAAGCGGTGAAAAATTTATTAATAGTTTTACCAGTCTGTTAGCGCTTCATCGTCAATGTCCTGAGTTAGATATTCAGTTGGTGCCTGTGAGCCTTTATTGGGGTCGCACACCGGGTAAAGAAGATGACAGCATGAAAGCGGCTTTTTTTGAAAGGGAAAACCCGACCTGGCTGCGAAAATGGCTAATGATTTTGTTTCTAGGTCGCCACAATTTTGTACAGTTTTCTAATGCATTATCGCTTCGTCTTATGGCTGATGAACACGGTACCGATAAAAGAATTGCTCACAAATTAATCCGTGTTGCGCGAGTGCATTTCCGCCGTCAACGCAAAGTGATGACAGGGCAGCAATTACCGAATCGGCAAGTGCTTTTTGCGTCGTTACTTAAATCTGATGCAATCAAGAAAGCCATTGAAGAAGAGTCGGTAAACAAAAAAGTATCTGTCGAGAAAGCCCGTGAAACCGCCATTGAATACCTTGATGAAATTGCCGCTGACTATTCTGATAGTTTTGTGCGCATTGCCGAGCGCTTCCTCACTTGGTTATGGAACAAATTATACAGTGGTATCAATATCAAAGGTGCAGAACAGATAAGGCAGTTACATCATGACGGCCATGAAATTGTCTATGTGCCTTGTCATCGTAGTCATATGGATTACTTACTGTTGTCATATATTTTGTATTATCAGGGTATGGTTCCACCGCACATTGCTGCCGGTATTAATCTTAACTTTTGGCCTGCTGGGCCTATGTTCCGTCGTGGCGGAGCATTCTTTATCCGTCGTAGTTTTAATGGAAAAAAACTCTATACCGCAGTATTTCGTGAATACTTAGATCAGTTATTTGCTAAGGGCTATTCGGTCGAGTATTTCACTGAAGGTGGTCGTTCTCGTACCGGGCGTTTGCTAGCGCCTAAAACCGGTATGTTAGCGATGACTATTAATAGTGTGTTACGTGGCATTGAACGCCCTGTGACCTTAGTGCCTGTGTATTTAGGTTATGACCATGTGATGGAAGTGGCCACTTACCATAAAGAATTAAGCGGTAAGAAAAAGAAAAAAGAATCTGTTTGGCAGTTATTTGGGGCTCTGCGTAAATTAGGCAATTTTGGCCAAGGTTATGTGAACTTTGGTGAGCCGATTAATTTACAACATTTCTTAAACGAGCAGGCGCCAGAATGGCGTAAAGAGATTGCGAACGATCCTGATCAGAAACCATCATGGTTTACCCCATCGGTCAACTTACTAGCCAATCGTGTAATGACCAATATCAACGGCGCTGCTGCGGCCAGCTCGGTGACATTGACCAGTTTAGTGTTATTGGCATCAGAGCAAAATGCATTAGAAAGAAGCCAGTTAGAACGTCAGCTTGATTTGTATTTAGCATTACTTAACACAGTGCCTTATACCCATTACGCATCCGTTGCAGAGGGTAATGGCAAGTCAATTGTTGATCATTGTCTGTCGTTAAATAAGTTTGTCAGTACTAAGGACCTTATTGGCGAGATAATTTCGGTTGATGAAAAAGTTGCTATTACCATGAGTTATTACCGTAATAATATTATTCATTTAATGGCATTACCTTCACTCATCGCCAGTTGTTTAGTGCACTATGATGTGTGCGATCGCACCCGAATCCATGCCATAGTGATGGATTTTTACCCATTACTTAAAGCTGAACTTTTTATGGGTATTGATGATGTTCCTAAACATGTAGATTGCATTTTAGACTTTATGGTTGAACAAGGTCTGTTGAGCGGTAGCGATCAGTTGGTGATCACGCCTCACCATATTACTCAAGTGTTACTGCTTGCTGAAACCATCAATGAGACGTTGCAACGCTATGCCATTATCTTTAATTTACTGGCGATAAATCCGGAGCTTGAGCGTTCAGGATTGGAAACCGATAGTCATATGTTAGCCCAACGTTTAGGGGCTCTACATGGCATTACCGCACCAGAATTTTATGATAAAAAGTTGTATAACACCTTGAGCGTGAAACTAAAAGAATTGGGATATTTATGCAGTGTCGAGAATCGTTCTGAAGTGATAAGAATTCGAGATAATGCCAATAAATTACTCAGTTCTTCAGTAAGACAAACCATTGTTGATAGTGTGGCAGCGGAGCACGGACAATAA
- the lexA gene encoding transcriptional repressor LexA: MRPLTPRQAEILDLIKNNITETGMPPTRAEIASRLGFKSANAAEEHLKALAKKGFIEIIPGTSRGIRLPHEEQLEIGLPLIGQVAAGEPILAQEHVEQYYQVDPNMFKPAADFLLRVRGDSMKNIGILEGDLLAVHKMQQARNGQVVVARVDDDVTVKRFEQKGNMIYLHAENEDYNPIKVDLSCQSLTIEGLAVGVIRNGDWS, from the coding sequence ATGAGACCGTTAACGCCGCGCCAAGCAGAAATTTTAGACTTAATTAAAAACAATATCACCGAAACAGGTATGCCACCCACTCGTGCTGAAATTGCGAGTCGTCTTGGCTTTAAAAGTGCTAATGCCGCCGAAGAGCATTTAAAAGCATTAGCCAAAAAAGGTTTTATCGAGATCATACCTGGTACCTCGAGAGGTATTCGTTTACCTCATGAAGAACAGCTTGAAATCGGTCTGCCACTCATTGGACAAGTTGCTGCTGGAGAGCCTATTTTGGCGCAAGAGCATGTAGAACAATATTATCAAGTCGACCCAAATATGTTTAAACCCGCCGCAGATTTTTTATTACGGGTTCGTGGTGATAGCATGAAAAACATTGGTATTTTAGAAGGCGACTTGCTCGCTGTACATAAAATGCAACAAGCGCGTAATGGTCAGGTTGTGGTGGCGCGTGTTGATGATGACGTCACCGTAAAACGATTCGAACAAAAAGGTAATATGATTTATCTGCATGCAGAAAATGAAGATTATAACCCGATAAAAGTAGATTTAAGTTGCCAAAGCCTAACCATCGAAGGGCTTGCAGTTGGCGTTATCCGTAATGGAGATTGGTCATGA
- a CDS encoding cell division inhibitor SulA → MNKLMGVAPRHPGLWVDLTETDLHGNQTIQTLQTVTQGEAELSQLCSQLATLSQQGRWIVLISPPHIGYKHMLASAGVRMDRILLVHTKDEVETLWAMEKALTSGTSSAVVTWTSSLDARDSRRLEIVAKSARALGVVIEDVNAHLPHKHQLVNSTLTSGAGNFCSFH, encoded by the coding sequence ATGAACAAACTAATGGGCGTAGCGCCACGTCACCCAGGCTTATGGGTAGATTTAACTGAAACAGATCTGCATGGCAACCAAACCATTCAAACATTACAAACTGTCACCCAAGGTGAAGCAGAACTGAGTCAATTGTGTAGCCAACTGGCGACGTTGAGCCAACAAGGCAGATGGATTGTATTAATTAGTCCACCTCACATAGGCTATAAGCATATGCTGGCCAGTGCTGGAGTGAGAATGGATCGTATTTTACTGGTGCACACCAAAGATGAAGTCGAAACATTATGGGCCATGGAAAAAGCTCTCACGAGCGGAACTTCTAGTGCAGTGGTTACTTGGACAAGTTCACTCGATGCTCGCGATAGTCGTCGATTGGAAATTGTCGCTAAGAGCGCGCGAGCATTAGGCGTGGTAATTGAAGATGTGAATGCTCACTTACCTCACAAACATCAACTTGTTAACTCTACATTAACAAGTGGAGCAGGTAATTTTTGCTCATTTCACTAA